A genomic stretch from Desulfurococcaceae archaeon MEX13E-LK6-19 includes:
- a CDS encoding ABC transporter substrate-binding protein, which produces MTKSVYTILLILLVSSSLLTTTLALSPRAFNEGEKVFVIPSWVGPISDTKFNLIGPAFWWDLANELIWEKLAIYVRKNNSFIPWLAESWEWSGNKLIIHLRRNVTWNDGRPFTSKDLWTQIIIVKEWGWREYQDITNIETPDNYTVVLEIKPGTWRLLEEYFILYSVPIAMPYHIYGHWAEEIVEAKASGNMTKVQEILAQVFGYNPSQPIGTGPYILQSRTSAEAILVKNPHYWRPKSQVFDKIKVIRAQDNPHMWQYYLGGVVDSGDAVMDPNVEAQVLSKPWAYIVKVPDSGVAIYFNTEAPWFNYTEVRQAIAYVIDRTEAVQSWRSVYTPVEIPDALHDWMRSEWLDPATINMLDPYEKNLERARQLLESIGFYKGPDGKWYTPDGQLFTIRFYAPSGWTDWAAIGQAIAAQLEEFGFEVDFRAVEDTTYWSQIWAGLQFDMILNWWGAWNILHPWTCHWQWVSRFEGLGLNTTFVVEGYGALNASKLWRDLESSDENTVRNAVRLLSILVNKELPILPIGEKRIPVYVSTREGLDSPFIMKWPPSDDPLWWNGSISRFETTIVMILLGKVKIIPKTSLTETTSPTTTTPTTTTTTTTTTTTTTTTTTTTTTTTTTETTTTTAPGINTTLLLAAIVVIILGAIGLVLARKKT; this is translated from the coding sequence GTGACAAAATCCGTTTATACAATACTGTTAATACTCCTAGTATCATCATCGCTCTTAACAACAACACTAGCATTATCACCTAGAGCGTTCAATGAAGGGGAGAAAGTATTTGTCATACCATCATGGGTTGGACCAATCTCTGATACAAAATTCAACCTCATAGGACCAGCATTCTGGTGGGATCTAGCTAACGAGCTCATCTGGGAGAAACTAGCAATTTATGTACGTAAAAACAATTCATTCATACCATGGCTAGCGGAGTCATGGGAGTGGAGTGGAAACAAACTAATTATTCACCTAAGAAGAAACGTGACATGGAATGATGGTCGTCCGTTTACAAGCAAAGACTTGTGGACACAAATAATCATAGTAAAGGAGTGGGGATGGCGTGAATACCAAGACATAACGAATATTGAGACGCCTGACAATTACACCGTTGTTCTAGAGATAAAACCCGGTACATGGCGTCTCCTCGAAGAATACTTTATATTGTATAGTGTACCCATAGCAATGCCCTACCATATCTATGGACACTGGGCTGAAGAAATTGTTGAGGCAAAAGCCTCCGGTAATATGACGAAAGTACAAGAGATCTTGGCCCAGGTATTTGGTTATAACCCATCTCAACCAATAGGTACAGGACCATATATACTCCAGTCTAGAACAAGTGCTGAAGCCATACTCGTGAAGAATCCACATTACTGGAGACCAAAGAGCCAGGTATTCGACAAAATCAAAGTTATCCGTGCACAAGACAACCCCCACATGTGGCAGTACTATCTAGGCGGTGTTGTTGACAGTGGAGACGCTGTAATGGACCCGAATGTTGAGGCACAAGTACTCAGCAAGCCTTGGGCATATATAGTGAAAGTACCTGACTCTGGTGTAGCAATTTACTTCAATACCGAAGCACCCTGGTTCAACTATACAGAAGTTAGACAAGCAATAGCCTATGTTATTGATAGAACAGAAGCAGTCCAAAGCTGGAGATCAGTGTATACACCTGTAGAAATACCTGATGCACTACATGACTGGATGAGAAGCGAATGGCTAGACCCAGCTACAATCAACATGCTCGACCCATATGAAAAGAATCTCGAACGAGCAAGACAGTTACTAGAAAGCATAGGCTTCTATAAGGGGCCCGACGGCAAATGGTATACCCCTGACGGCCAGTTGTTTACAATAAGATTCTATGCACCAAGCGGATGGACTGACTGGGCTGCCATAGGTCAAGCCATAGCAGCACAGCTCGAGGAATTCGGGTTTGAAGTAGATTTCCGTGCAGTAGAAGATACAACCTACTGGAGCCAAATATGGGCTGGCCTACAATTCGACATGATCCTCAACTGGTGGGGTGCCTGGAACATACTACATCCATGGACATGCCACTGGCAATGGGTTAGCAGATTCGAGGGTCTCGGACTAAATACAACCTTTGTCGTGGAGGGCTATGGTGCTCTTAATGCTAGCAAACTATGGAGAGACCTTGAGAGCAGTGACGAGAACACTGTTAGGAACGCTGTTAGGCTATTATCTATCCTTGTAAACAAAGAACTACCCATCTTACCGATAGGCGAGAAGAGAATACCTGTATACGTTAGCACAAGAGAGGGTCTTGATAGCCCATTCATCATGAAATGGCCTCCAAGCGATGACCCACTTTGGTGGAATGGCAGTATAAGTAGATTCGAGACAACAATAGTGATGATACTTCTAGGAAAGGTAAAAATCATACCAAAGACTTCACTAACAGAAACAACATCACCAACAACGACAACGCCTACAACGACAACCACCACAACTACAACAACCACGACCACTACAACAACGACAACCACAACCACGACGACAACAACCACAGAAACAACGACAACAACTGCCCCCGGTATTAACACGACTCTACTTCTAGCAGCCATTGTAGTAATCATATTAGGCGCAATAGGGCTTGTTCTAGCTAGGAAGAAAACGTAG
- a CDS encoding beta-galactosidase gives MKKNTIIAITSIIVLIILVAFIFTTLPFTPTQQEYTSTTPTITQTITTTTTTTTLIETTTTITPITTTTVTTTTTSKQEIEQEHILYKKILVGVAYHALENTPESWRKDLLLMRDLGFNTIRIFYVAPSNIVLSSPYGLKYKYDKLEQFLSLACEMNFSVIVTIHYTLPDWMWERGFVMEDQNGELLPTSFPNIFNPKVRSFIETFFEKTVNVTKNYGCIVAYNIVNEPHYPENMYWGNRLADYSSYAIDAFIEWARNKYGIDISPDEIPRPRSDVWTTWSLSREFITKWILWRQFHIEALSNFTQDLAEIVRSIDPGKPIIINIMPWWLWSQGAYSSTSPYYSYNPADIMGLDIYPIETTSEWITLSYDIMMSIHPDKEIALMEINCKDGYPSEEQILRWISAALQYGAKAIIWFEWDDMFHYMDGGYYGLVDPYKQPKQQYYKLKKVLALLNHLEDYLVDIGKYYRSYKYDAGVIYSEYNNLFIVSDWIWARSYLYACTTISYTLGYKPYFIYDGITVNGFTNEIPWSLPVIFAPATYFVSNKTMSYLLKYVENGGVLIADAFFAKWIINGDQKVFQKLFGVTRTGKYIMHNPMDYSTEHTLGIVSIALGNKTYRLVLGPDFDYINVTSNDVEALGAYHGHPVVTIKKYGKGYAVYIATSLRHSWRNIYWKEFLESLLLKLGCNNRSYFPEILFMLREKHSRILYMEPGTDKYNELVALIDNVYRELDLLLQENKSLESILLLLNK, from the coding sequence ATGAAGAAAAACACGATCATAGCCATAACATCAATAATAGTACTCATAATACTTGTGGCATTCATATTCACCACATTACCGTTCACACCAACACAACAAGAGTACACAAGCACCACCCCAACAATCACTCAAACAATAACTACAACCACAACAACTACAACCCTCATTGAAACAACCACTACGATCACTCCCATTACCACAACTACTGTAACCACAACGACGACGTCAAAACAAGAAATAGAACAAGAACATATTCTCTACAAGAAAATTCTTGTAGGCGTAGCATACCATGCACTTGAAAACACTCCTGAATCCTGGAGAAAAGACCTACTGTTGATGAGAGATCTTGGTTTCAACACCATAAGAATATTCTATGTAGCTCCTTCAAATATAGTGCTCAGCTCTCCTTATGGGTTAAAATATAAGTATGATAAACTAGAACAGTTCCTTAGCCTTGCTTGTGAAATGAATTTTAGTGTTATAGTGACTATCCATTATACTCTTCCTGATTGGATGTGGGAAAGAGGCTTCGTGATGGAGGATCAGAATGGAGAACTTCTTCCAACTAGTTTCCCAAACATATTTAACCCTAAAGTACGATCGTTTATAGAGACATTCTTTGAGAAAACAGTTAATGTAACAAAGAATTACGGATGCATTGTGGCTTACAATATAGTTAATGAACCCCATTATCCCGAGAACATGTACTGGGGCAATAGACTTGCCGATTATAGTAGTTATGCTATAGATGCGTTTATTGAATGGGCTAGAAACAAGTATGGCATAGACATTTCACCAGATGAGATCCCGAGACCTAGAAGCGATGTGTGGACCACATGGAGCTTAAGTAGAGAATTTATTACAAAATGGATTCTCTGGCGTCAATTCCATATCGAGGCATTATCTAACTTTACACAAGACCTAGCCGAGATAGTGAGATCAATTGATCCAGGTAAACCAATCATAATCAACATTATGCCATGGTGGTTGTGGAGCCAGGGAGCCTACTCAAGTACAAGCCCATACTACAGCTATAATCCAGCCGACATAATGGGTCTTGACATATATCCTATAGAAACCACAAGCGAATGGATTACACTTAGCTACGATATAATGATGTCTATTCACCCAGATAAAGAAATAGCATTGATGGAGATTAATTGCAAGGATGGATATCCTTCTGAAGAACAAATACTACGATGGATATCAGCTGCTCTCCAATATGGTGCAAAAGCCATTATATGGTTTGAATGGGATGACATGTTCCATTACATGGATGGAGGATATTATGGGCTTGTGGACCCGTATAAACAACCTAAACAACAATACTATAAATTAAAGAAGGTTCTTGCCTTATTAAACCACCTAGAAGATTACCTGGTTGATATAGGGAAGTATTATAGATCCTATAAGTATGATGCAGGGGTCATATATAGTGAATACAATAATTTATTTATAGTGAGCGACTGGATATGGGCACGTTCATACTTGTACGCATGTACAACAATTTCTTACACTCTTGGTTACAAACCATACTTTATATACGATGGAATAACAGTAAACGGGTTCACCAATGAAATCCCCTGGAGTTTACCAGTGATATTCGCTCCTGCAACATATTTTGTATCAAACAAGACAATGTCTTATCTACTCAAATACGTTGAAAACGGGGGAGTACTAATAGCTGATGCGTTCTTCGCTAAATGGATTATCAATGGAGACCAAAAGGTGTTTCAAAAACTATTTGGCGTGACGAGAACAGGGAAATACATTATGCATAATCCAATGGACTATAGTACAGAGCATACTCTTGGTATTGTTAGTATAGCATTAGGTAACAAGACCTATAGACTTGTTCTTGGACCAGATTTCGACTACATTAATGTCACCAGCAATGATGTTGAAGCATTAGGCGCTTATCATGGACACCCTGTTGTTACCATTAAAAAGTATGGTAAAGGCTATGCTGTCTACATAGCAACTTCACTAAGGCATTCATGGCGTAATATCTATTGGAAAGAGTTTTTAGAGTCACTATTACTGAAGCTAGGATGTAACAATAGATCGTATTTCCCGGAGATATTATTTATGCTAAGAGAAAAACACTCCAGAATACTATACATGGAGCCTGGCACCGACAAATACAATGAATTAGTCGCTTTAATCGACAACGTTTACCGTGAACTAGATCTCCTTCTTCAAGAGAACAAGTCTCTTGAATCAATACTTTTACTACTTAATAAGTAA
- a CDS encoding ABC transporter permease, with protein MHEILMIIWRNKRAFIGLMLVFMFIALGILGLYIAPFSNIRYEGSNIMPCLEHPLATDPLGRDMLVLLANGAAKILLISLLVGLITTGVGVTLGILAGYKGGKVDSGLMAVTDIVLNIPGLPLYIAIAAYFQRVPELAYNPLVIAGVLSITSWAGLARAIRGQVLSIKQQPFVEASKCLGLPTRHIVFSEIAPNIMSYIAVNFIFNATGAVYAIVGLYFLGILPVDPTNWGMMLNIVYNTSGAFLTPRLYYLLIAPLLAIVLLQEGFIMFSYALEEIFNPRIRSEYYKKFKKKISRKGAKK; from the coding sequence ATGCACGAGATCTTGATGATTATATGGAGGAATAAGAGAGCATTCATAGGTTTAATGCTAGTATTTATGTTCATAGCGCTTGGTATCCTAGGACTATACATAGCCCCATTCTCCAACATAAGATATGAAGGATCAAACATTATGCCTTGCCTTGAACATCCTCTTGCAACAGACCCTCTAGGCAGAGACATGCTTGTACTCCTTGCAAATGGCGCAGCAAAAATACTCCTCATAAGCCTACTTGTAGGATTAATAACGACGGGTGTGGGAGTCACACTAGGTATTCTAGCTGGATACAAAGGCGGAAAAGTAGACTCCGGGCTTATGGCTGTAACTGATATAGTACTGAATATACCTGGCTTACCATTATACATAGCTATAGCAGCGTATTTCCAGAGAGTACCAGAGCTAGCCTACAACCCGCTCGTCATAGCTGGAGTGCTGAGTATAACATCATGGGCGGGTCTCGCCCGAGCCATACGTGGACAAGTATTAAGTATCAAACAGCAACCATTCGTTGAGGCGTCAAAATGTCTTGGTTTACCGACTAGACACATAGTATTCAGTGAAATAGCCCCCAATATCATGAGCTACATAGCAGTAAACTTCATATTCAATGCAACAGGAGCCGTATATGCGATCGTAGGACTATACTTCCTTGGAATACTACCAGTAGACCCAACAAACTGGGGCATGATGCTCAACATAGTCTACAACACAAGCGGCGCTTTCCTAACACCCAGGCTATACTACCTACTCATAGCACCGCTTCTCGCGATAGTACTACTACAAGAAGGATTCATAATGTTCTCATACGCTCTCGAAGAAATATTCAACCCAAGAATAAGATCCGAGTACTATAAGAAGTTCAAAAAGAAGATCTCACGAAAAGGCGCCAAGAAATGA
- a CDS encoding ABC transporter permease, with protein MYWLARRVILAFSTLLAVLIIGFMLLRLMPGNPIQAYINSQLAQGVPPDIAYSRAKTLYAIYPQKPLWEQFFDYIRSVFHGNFGQSFQYQGRPAIDIVLSALPWTVFTLSIAITIQFIVGILIGMLIAYRRGTKIDSVVTVMLMAWRAIPDYVIGIIILIVFAVQLKLFPYYGEYSAGVTPGFNLEFFKDVLWHATLPILTYVIVGFPGWALAMRGSTIGVLGEDYVAAAEARGLPGRRIAITYVGKNAILPLFTSFVITLGYMFGGSNFIEWLFTYRGIGYFFIMSTWARDYAVVQACLFIEVLAIIVGVTLADLLYGLIDPRVRVSGR; from the coding sequence TTGTACTGGCTTGCCCGCAGAGTAATACTGGCTTTCTCAACGCTACTAGCCGTACTTATCATAGGATTCATGCTCCTCCGTCTTATGCCAGGTAACCCTATACAGGCATATATCAACAGCCAGCTTGCCCAAGGTGTTCCACCAGACATAGCCTATAGTAGAGCGAAAACACTCTATGCTATTTATCCCCAGAAACCACTATGGGAACAATTCTTCGACTACATTAGATCGGTTTTCCACGGTAATTTCGGGCAAAGCTTTCAGTACCAAGGCAGGCCAGCAATAGATATTGTGTTAAGCGCTCTACCATGGACTGTCTTCACATTATCCATAGCAATAACAATACAGTTCATAGTAGGCATACTTATAGGCATGCTGATAGCGTATAGAAGAGGAACCAAGATCGATAGCGTAGTCACAGTAATGCTGATGGCTTGGAGAGCTATTCCAGACTACGTTATCGGCATCATTATACTCATAGTATTTGCCGTACAACTCAAACTATTCCCGTACTACGGAGAGTATAGTGCCGGAGTCACTCCTGGTTTCAACCTAGAGTTCTTCAAGGACGTATTATGGCATGCAACACTCCCTATACTAACATATGTAATAGTAGGATTCCCCGGATGGGCCCTAGCAATGAGGGGTAGCACAATAGGTGTCCTCGGCGAAGACTATGTGGCGGCAGCCGAGGCACGTGGTTTGCCCGGCAGAAGAATAGCGATTACTTATGTTGGTAAAAACGCTATACTACCACTGTTCACAAGCTTCGTCATAACACTAGGCTACATGTTCGGTGGATCAAACTTTATCGAGTGGCTATTCACCTACAGGGGAATAGGATACTTCTTCATAATGTCCACGTGGGCTCGTGACTACGCTGTAGTACAAGCGTGTCTATTCATTGAGGTACTTGCAATCATAGTTGGCGTCACACTTGCCGACCTGCTCTACGGTTTAATCGATCCTAGAGTGCGTGTCTCTGGTAGGTGA
- a CDS encoding metallophosphoesterase produces MYKYMAILFILALMLLSQLPINAQDINYMANTTSIDTDYIVAAVNYYYNMYKDVIPYYDIYYKLLEAYNIVESNPVYAWELLQEVLTTDTDGDGLYDLEELYSGFSPFNGRSFCAPDIISMARQGPLIDGFVNEWSALRYKEIAINSVDDYPAYPGTAIEKVLVTRKPGYLYIGIVFSDKPLSNTSYVNYRIYINTSGRIYYPIKTVVAMDLEVLFDDTVFSSTSKSTLVIIITVDGTEETFSVSFSSEEIPLAKIPDNVLEKYKAPLWVWYRFIPKYLPWYPVIAYGDNRPSDWVNSYKFDQPFYDNLAQFMIANPVAYLGSGDHVGAGKRNQIDEFLKVLIGYNNMWVTAGNHDWSYTHLGADRNYWETMVAPNLYYRDDIPGWRMILINGYAIDNKISRDDIVNLVENSGSRSIILVFHVPPLTSNYNYPTDFSYQQMEFLRQLVRDHSDKIKLVITGHWHVWRIEDYYGTKLIITGGGGAPLSSSSVGLPVYHYVFLILKPDGTYEIIPVGTYKGTISIREEMISPLDWRYTIMNYKETVYGEHTIFPLRIEKYLKGLHVQVFIKAPYGTTNIEIKMTNTTIEIKGPADSDWFALIGNKLYNPVNGAVIVDLKSFDIPSSIQTILETIDTNRTLLLTLNTTQDTLVSLSSIVSSGTIISSNEITPITNTLAKGFVFIPKDEYYNITIIATNGINVSKILEQEKLIDVYPPEIIVKYLPKYTSITISGQIEVSDYTLDNISIYVDNNLVYSDKASKPCIIINVTIDVSKYGEGEHVLKIIAYDHFGHKSSLDYNIIIDKTPPEIIFVGPDYIEKPNITATIKILVVDTYPDKIAIYVNNTLKYYGTPKNDYQLWELGLLSNGTYTLKIIAYDKAGNNASLTKIVHIGKPSPATTTTTTTTTTTTTTTTTTTITTSTTTTTTETTAATTTPTILPSFLQPLIITIIALLIIVIFIVITRKKR; encoded by the coding sequence GTGTATAAGTACATGGCTATACTGTTTATACTCGCCTTAATGTTACTGTCTCAACTACCTATAAATGCCCAAGACATTAATTATATGGCTAACACAACAAGTATTGACACAGATTATATTGTTGCTGCTGTAAACTACTACTATAACATGTATAAAGATGTAATCCCCTATTATGATATTTACTATAAGCTTCTTGAAGCATACAATATTGTTGAATCAAATCCTGTATATGCATGGGAGCTTCTACAAGAAGTGCTCACAACCGATACTGATGGCGACGGCCTATATGATCTTGAGGAATTGTATAGTGGATTCAGCCCATTTAATGGACGTAGCTTCTGCGCACCAGACATTATATCAATGGCTAGACAAGGCCCGTTAATAGATGGTTTCGTAAATGAATGGAGTGCACTACGATACAAAGAGATAGCTATTAATAGCGTAGACGATTACCCGGCTTATCCTGGTACTGCCATAGAGAAAGTATTGGTAACACGGAAACCCGGGTACCTCTACATAGGCATAGTATTTAGTGACAAACCGCTTAGCAATACTAGCTACGTGAATTACAGAATATACATCAATACCTCGGGGAGAATATACTATCCCATAAAGACGGTTGTGGCAATGGATCTTGAAGTCCTGTTTGATGACACAGTATTTTCGTCAACAAGCAAGTCCACATTAGTTATAATCATAACTGTAGACGGTACTGAAGAGACCTTTAGTGTCTCGTTTTCCTCTGAAGAAATACCATTAGCTAAAATACCTGATAACGTACTGGAAAAGTACAAGGCACCGTTATGGGTGTGGTATAGATTTATACCAAAGTATCTTCCTTGGTACCCTGTTATAGCATATGGCGATAATAGACCCAGTGACTGGGTTAACTCGTATAAATTTGACCAGCCATTCTATGATAATCTAGCGCAATTCATGATAGCTAATCCTGTTGCTTACCTAGGTTCAGGTGATCACGTTGGCGCAGGCAAGAGGAACCAGATAGACGAGTTCCTCAAGGTACTCATAGGCTATAACAACATGTGGGTTACAGCAGGAAACCATGACTGGAGCTACACACACTTAGGAGCAGATCGCAATTACTGGGAGACCATGGTTGCACCAAACCTTTACTATCGCGACGATATACCCGGCTGGAGAATGATACTAATAAACGGATATGCGATCGATAACAAAATCAGTAGAGACGATATAGTAAATTTAGTCGAAAACAGTGGGTCGAGAAGCATAATACTAGTATTCCACGTGCCCCCGTTAACAAGTAACTACAATTATCCAACAGATTTCAGCTATCAACAAATGGAGTTTTTACGTCAACTGGTTAGAGACCATAGTGATAAGATAAAGTTAGTGATAACAGGGCACTGGCATGTATGGAGGATTGAGGACTACTATGGCACAAAACTCATTATAACGGGTGGCGGAGGAGCACCATTATCTAGTTCATCAGTAGGCCTACCAGTATACCATTATGTGTTCCTTATACTGAAGCCCGATGGAACCTACGAAATCATCCCGGTAGGAACCTATAAGGGAACCATATCTATCAGAGAAGAAATGATCAGTCCTCTAGATTGGAGATACACTATAATGAACTACAAGGAGACAGTATATGGGGAACACACAATATTCCCATTGAGGATAGAGAAGTACCTCAAGGGACTCCATGTACAAGTATTCATTAAGGCACCTTATGGTACAACAAATATAGAAATCAAAATGACTAACACTACAATAGAAATAAAAGGACCTGCCGATAGTGACTGGTTTGCTTTAATCGGAAACAAGCTCTACAATCCAGTCAATGGTGCTGTAATAGTTGATCTTAAGAGTTTTGATATACCATCAAGTATCCAGACAATATTAGAAACAATAGATACTAATAGAACATTATTGCTTACTTTAAATACTACACAAGACACCCTGGTATCATTGTCTTCCATAGTATCTTCGGGTACGATAATCTCATCTAATGAGATAACACCAATTACCAATACTTTAGCCAAGGGCTTCGTTTTCATTCCCAAGGACGAGTATTACAATATTACTATAATAGCTACCAATGGTATCAATGTATCAAAGATCCTGGAACAAGAAAAACTCATCGACGTCTATCCTCCGGAAATAATTGTAAAGTATCTCCCGAAATACACCTCGATAACCATATCAGGACAAATAGAGGTCTCCGATTACACACTAGACAACATCTCAATATATGTTGACAATAATCTAGTGTATTCAGACAAAGCCAGTAAACCCTGCATCATTATCAATGTCACAATAGACGTATCGAAGTACGGTGAAGGAGAACATGTACTAAAGATCATTGCCTATGACCACTTTGGCCACAAATCATCACTGGACTACAATATAATAATAGACAAGACGCCTCCAGAGATAATATTCGTTGGCCCAGACTACATTGAAAAACCTAATATCACTGCAACAATAAAGATACTTGTCGTCGATACGTACCCTGATAAGATCGCTATTTACGTGAATAATACACTAAAATACTATGGTACTCCGAAAAATGATTACCAACTTTGGGAGCTAGGTCTATTAAGTAACGGAACGTATACGCTTAAGATAATCGCTTATGATAAGGCAGGTAATAATGCTTCACTAACAAAAATAGTACATATAGGAAAACCATCTCCTGCCACAACAACCACAACAACAACGACCACCACTACAACGACTACGACAACAACCACTACAATAACAACATCAACGACCACCACAACTACAGAAACAACAGCGGCAACTACAACACCTACAATTCTACCAAGTTTCCTGCAACCATTAATCATTACCATTATAGCGTTACTTATAATAGTGATATTCATAGTAATAACAAGAAAGAAACGTTAA